A genomic region of Pseudomonas frederiksbergensis contains the following coding sequences:
- a CDS encoding HNH endonuclease: MDTGKKNDDWSDAELEAAVDGYLKMLAIERSSQKLNKAHENRLLREGVLIGRSKGSIEYRMRNISTELNDLCLPYIVGYVPAAHLGAGVAQRVRAAMIAKGAFNPDDYAPTADAQALNAKVLKLEQQELVGTPRGIEKPQRVNGTTSSFLRDPLVKAWVLKQANGVCEGCDQDAPFKQSNGLHFLEVHHVKHLANDGTDWVTNAVALCPNCHRRCHHSSDKEAFTLSLYTKVKRLKRE, from the coding sequence ATGGACACTGGAAAAAAGAACGACGACTGGAGCGATGCGGAGCTTGAAGCTGCGGTCGATGGCTATTTGAAGATGCTGGCGATTGAGAGAAGTAGCCAGAAGCTTAATAAGGCCCACGAGAATCGTTTACTGCGCGAGGGTGTATTGATCGGACGCAGCAAGGGTTCTATCGAATACCGAATGCGGAACATCTCCACCGAACTCAATGATTTGTGCCTACCGTACATCGTTGGCTACGTGCCAGCCGCACATCTTGGTGCCGGTGTCGCACAACGCGTACGCGCGGCCATGATTGCCAAGGGGGCTTTCAATCCTGACGACTATGCACCGACTGCGGACGCTCAAGCACTGAACGCAAAGGTTCTAAAGCTTGAGCAACAAGAGTTAGTGGGCACTCCTCGTGGTATCGAAAAACCACAACGGGTGAACGGTACGACCTCTTCGTTTTTACGCGATCCGTTGGTCAAAGCCTGGGTATTGAAACAGGCCAATGGGGTCTGCGAAGGCTGCGATCAGGATGCTCCGTTCAAGCAGTCCAATGGATTGCATTTCCTTGAAGTCCACCACGTTAAACATCTGGCCAATGACGGTACGGACTGGGTGACGAATGCCGTGGCGCTTTGCCCGAATTGTCATCGGCGCTGTCATCACTCAAGCGATAAGGAAGCGTTCACCTTGTCGCTTTATACGAAGGTGAAGCGGCTCAAGCGCGAGTAA
- the ltrA gene encoding group II intron reverse transcriptase/maturase translates to MPLVGVKVSLNTEMQKLLPEKTVTPSPGQNPRMTADSAQVSTASVTWTNAEPDMLMERVLAPANLRRAYQRVVSNKGAPGADGMTVDQLADYVKQYWPILKARLLAGEYHPQGVRAVDIPKPKGGTRQLGIPSVVDRLIQQALLQQLTPIFDPLFSDYSYGFRPGRSAHQAIETARAHVAAGHRWCVELDLEKFFDRVSHDVLMAYVQRQVEDRRVLALIRRYLEAGVMSGGIAGRRQEGTPQGGPLSPLLSNILLNELDRELERRGHRFVRYADDANIYVRSQRAGARVMAGVERFLSQRLKLTLNRAKSRVARPWVCDYLGYGMSWHQRPRLRVATMSLSRLRDRLRELLRGARGRKMASVIERINPVLRGWAGYFKLSQSKRPLEELDGWVRRKLRCAIWRQWKRPSTRARNLIRLGLSRHRACISAFNGRGPWWSSGAAHLNHALPKKLWDRYGLVSILDAINRLNRII, encoded by the coding sequence ATGCCGCTAGTAGGTGTCAAAGTCTCGTTGAATACCGAAATGCAGAAACTTCTCCCAGAGAAGACTGTTACTCCGAGTCCCGGACAGAATCCGAGGATGACGGCTGACAGCGCACAGGTATCGACGGCGTCTGTGACGTGGACGAACGCGGAGCCGGACATGCTGATGGAGCGGGTGCTTGCACCCGCCAACCTCAGGCGTGCGTATCAGCGCGTGGTCAGCAACAAGGGCGCACCGGGTGCCGATGGCATGACGGTCGACCAACTGGCGGACTACGTGAAACAGTATTGGCCGATCCTCAAGGCGAGGTTGCTGGCCGGCGAGTATCACCCACAGGGTGTACGCGCCGTCGATATCCCCAAACCCAAAGGCGGGACAAGACAACTGGGTATCCCCAGCGTCGTGGATCGTCTGATCCAACAGGCTTTGCTGCAACAACTCACGCCGATCTTCGACCCGCTGTTCTCGGACTACAGTTACGGTTTTCGTCCGGGCAGAAGCGCCCACCAAGCCATCGAAACAGCCCGTGCCCATGTGGCGGCGGGTCACCGCTGGTGCGTGGAACTCGATCTGGAGAAGTTCTTTGACCGGGTCAGCCACGATGTTTTGATGGCCTATGTGCAGCGTCAGGTTGAAGACCGGCGGGTATTAGCGCTGATCCGTCGCTATCTCGAGGCCGGCGTGATGTCGGGCGGGATCGCCGGCCGACGGCAGGAAGGGACGCCGCAAGGCGGCCCGCTCTCGCCGTTGCTGTCGAATATCTTGCTCAACGAACTTGACCGTGAGCTGGAGCGGCGAGGTCATCGCTTCGTGCGTTATGCCGATGATGCGAACATTTATGTGCGCAGTCAGCGGGCTGGTGCGCGAGTGATGGCCGGTGTCGAGCGCTTTCTGAGCCAGCGTCTGAAATTGACGCTTAATCGGGCAAAGAGTCGCGTGGCAAGGCCTTGGGTCTGTGATTATCTGGGCTACGGGATGAGCTGGCACCAACGACCGAGGCTGAGAGTAGCGACGATGAGTCTGAGTCGCTTACGCGACCGACTCAGAGAACTACTGCGCGGAGCGCGGGGTCGCAAGATGGCATCTGTCATTGAGCGAATAAACCCTGTACTGCGTGGCTGGGCAGGTTATTTCAAGCTAAGCCAGAGCAAGCGGCCCCTTGAGGAGTTGGATGGTTGGGTGCGTCGTAAGCTGCGCTGCGCCATATGGCGTCAATGGAAGCGGCCCTCAACAAGGGCTCGTAACCTGATACGCCTAGGGCTCAGCAGGCACCGCGCCTGCATATCGGCGTTCAATGGCCGAGGCCCATGGTGGAGTTCCGGTGCTGCGCATTTGAATCACGCGCTACCGAAGAAACTGTGGGATCGGTATGGACTGGTCTCAATACTGGATGCAATCAACCGGCTTAATCGCATAATTTGA
- a CDS encoding ribonucleotide-diphosphate reductase subunit beta, with amino-acid sequence MLSWDEFDKEDGEVVAKGANAGHATEANMDRLDSAGGAAALEARAVTATDSAAIIRAKAALDKLDIAEGLAELEGASARVAVDEKRMINCRADLNQLVPFKYDWAWQKYLDGCANHWMPQEVNMTADIALWKDPEGLTDDERRIVMRNLGFFSTADSLVANNLVLAVYRLITNPECRQYILRQAFEEAIHTHAYQYCIESLAMDEGEIFNMYHEIPSVAKKATWGLKYTRSISDPKFETGTVDTDKELLRNLIAYYCVLEGIFFYCGFTQILSMGRRNKMTGVAEQFQYILRDESMHLNFGIDVINQIKIENPHLWDAEMKEEASQMILQGTQLEIEYARDTMPRGVLGMNAAMMEDYLKFIANRRLSQIGLKEEYPGTTNPFPWMSEIMDLKKEKNFFETRVIEYQTGGALSWD; translated from the coding sequence ATGCTGAGCTGGGACGAATTCGACAAAGAAGACGGCGAAGTTGTCGCCAAAGGCGCCAATGCTGGCCACGCTACTGAAGCCAACATGGACCGCCTCGACAGCGCCGGTGGTGCTGCAGCACTTGAAGCCCGTGCCGTAACCGCTACCGACTCGGCTGCGATCATCCGCGCCAAAGCCGCCCTCGACAAACTCGACATCGCCGAAGGCCTGGCCGAACTCGAAGGCGCTTCCGCCCGTGTTGCGGTCGACGAAAAGCGCATGATCAACTGCCGCGCCGACCTCAACCAACTCGTCCCGTTCAAATACGACTGGGCTTGGCAGAAGTACCTGGACGGCTGCGCAAACCACTGGATGCCGCAAGAAGTCAACATGACCGCCGACATCGCCCTCTGGAAAGACCCGGAAGGCCTGACCGACGACGAGCGCCGCATCGTGATGCGCAACCTTGGCTTCTTCTCCACCGCCGACTCCCTGGTTGCCAACAACCTGGTGCTGGCCGTGTACCGCCTGATCACCAACCCGGAATGCCGCCAGTACATCCTGCGCCAGGCGTTCGAAGAGGCGATCCACACCCACGCCTACCAGTACTGCATCGAATCGCTGGCCATGGATGAAGGCGAGATCTTCAACATGTACCACGAGATCCCATCGGTCGCTAAAAAAGCCACCTGGGGCCTGAAGTACACCCGTTCGATCTCCGATCCGAAGTTCGAAACCGGCACCGTCGACACCGACAAAGAACTGCTGCGCAACCTGATCGCCTACTACTGCGTTCTGGAAGGCATCTTCTTCTACTGCGGCTTCACCCAGATCCTCTCCATGGGCCGCCGCAACAAAATGACCGGCGTCGCCGAGCAGTTCCAGTACATCCTGCGCGACGAATCCATGCACCTGAACTTCGGCATCGACGTGATCAACCAGATCAAAATCGAAAACCCACATTTGTGGGATGCTGAAATGAAGGAAGAGGCTTCGCAGATGATTCTGCAGGGCACTCAGCTGGAGATCGAATACGCTCGTGACACCATGCCTCGCGGCGTGCTGGGCATGAACGCGGCGATGATGGAGGACTACCTGAAGTTCATCGCTAACCGTCGCCTGTCGCAGATCGGCTTGAAAGAGGAATATCCTGGGACGACTAACCCGTTCCCTTGGATGAGCGAGATTATGGACTTGAAGAAAGAGAAGAATTTCTTTGAGACGCGGGTTATTGAGTATCAGACGGGTGGGGCGCTGAGCTGGGATTGA
- a CDS encoding DUF2790 domain-containing protein, whose protein sequence is MKALWVLALSSLCVTAMADEIPTDVANNTVPVEEYTYSTHLDIAKVISMSEVPSVCEVVPARMEYEDSNGQRHILRYSVMGNGCSNG, encoded by the coding sequence ATGAAAGCTTTATGGGTTCTGGCCCTCAGCAGTCTGTGCGTAACCGCCATGGCAGACGAGATCCCGACTGATGTCGCCAACAACACCGTACCGGTAGAGGAATACACTTATTCCACTCACCTGGACATCGCCAAAGTTATCTCCATGAGCGAAGTTCCCAGTGTTTGCGAAGTTGTACCGGCCCGCATGGAATATGAAGACTCGAACGGTCAACGGCATATTTTGCGCTACAGCGTGATGGGTAACGGCTGCTCTAACGGCTGA
- the acs gene encoding acetate--CoA ligase, whose translation MSAASLYPVRPEVAANTLTDEATYKAMYQQSVVNPDGFWREQAKRLDWIKPFTTVKQTSFDDHHVDIKWFADGTLNVSYNCLDRHLAERGDQIAIIWEGDDPAESRNITYRELHEQVCKFANALRGQDVHRGDVVTIYMPMIPEAVVAMLACTRIGAIHSVVFGGFSPEALAGRIIDCKSKVVITADEGLRAGKKISLKANVDDALTNPETSSIQKVIVCKRTGGNIKWNPHRDIWYEDLMKVAGAVCAPKEMGAEEALFILYTSGSTGKPKGVQHTTGGYLLYAALTHERVFDYRPGEIYWCTADVGWVTGHTYIVYGPLANGATTVLFEGVPNYPDITRVAKIVDKHKVNILYTAPTAIRAMMASGTAAVEGADGSSLRLLGSVGEPINPEAWDWYYKNVGQSRCPIVDTWWQTETGATLMSPLPGAHALKPGSAARPFFGVVPALVDNLGNIIEGVAEGNLVILDSWPGQARTLYGDHDRFVDTYFKTFRGMYFTGDGARRDADGYWWITGRVDDVLNVSGHRMGTAEIESAMVAHPKVAEAAVVGVPHDIKGQGIYVYVTLIGGEEPSEALRLELKNWVRKEIGPIASPDVIQWAPGLPKTRSGKIMRRILRKIATAEYDGLGDISTLADPSVVQHLIDTHKTMNVA comes from the coding sequence ATGAGTGCGGCTTCTCTGTATCCCGTTCGTCCCGAGGTTGCGGCCAACACGTTGACTGATGAGGCGACCTACAAGGCCATGTACCAGCAGTCGGTCGTCAACCCGGACGGCTTTTGGCGCGAACAAGCCAAGCGCCTCGACTGGATCAAGCCTTTCACCACGGTGAAGCAGACTTCCTTCGACGATCACCATGTCGACATCAAATGGTTCGCCGACGGCACTCTGAACGTTTCCTACAACTGCCTGGACCGCCATCTCGCCGAGCGTGGCGATCAGATCGCGATCATCTGGGAGGGCGATGACCCTGCCGAGAGCCGCAACATCACTTACCGCGAGCTGCACGAACAAGTCTGCAAGTTCGCCAACGCCTTGCGCGGCCAGGATGTGCATCGCGGCGACGTGGTGACTATCTATATGCCGATGATCCCCGAAGCCGTGGTCGCCATGCTGGCCTGTACCCGGATCGGCGCGATTCACTCGGTGGTGTTCGGCGGCTTCTCGCCGGAAGCCCTGGCCGGGCGGATCATCGACTGCAAATCGAAAGTGGTGATCACCGCTGACGAAGGCCTGCGTGCCGGCAAAAAAATCTCCCTCAAGGCCAACGTCGATGACGCGCTGACCAACCCGGAAACCAGCAGCATCCAGAAGGTCATCGTGTGCAAGCGCACTGGTGGCAACATCAAGTGGAACCCGCACCGCGACATCTGGTACGAAGACCTGATGAAAGTCGCGGGCGCCGTGTGTGCGCCGAAAGAGATGGGCGCTGAAGAAGCGCTGTTCATCCTTTACACCTCTGGCTCCACCGGCAAGCCGAAGGGCGTGCAGCACACCACTGGCGGCTATCTGTTGTACGCCGCGCTGACCCACGAGCGCGTGTTCGACTACCGCCCGGGCGAAATCTACTGGTGCACCGCCGACGTCGGCTGGGTCACCGGCCACACCTATATTGTCTATGGCCCGCTGGCCAATGGTGCAACCACCGTGCTGTTCGAAGGCGTGCCGAACTACCCGGACATCACCCGGGTGGCGAAGATCGTCGACAAGCACAAGGTCAACATCCTCTACACCGCGCCGACCGCGATCCGCGCCATGATGGCGTCGGGCACCGCCGCTGTTGAAGGTGCCGATGGCAGTAGTCTGCGCCTGCTGGGTTCGGTCGGTGAGCCGATCAACCCGGAAGCGTGGGACTGGTACTACAAGAACGTCGGCCAGTCCCGTTGCCCTATCGTCGATACCTGGTGGCAGACCGAAACCGGCGCCACCTTGATGAGCCCGCTGCCGGGCGCTCATGCGCTTAAGCCAGGCTCGGCGGCGCGGCCATTCTTCGGCGTGGTGCCAGCGTTGGTGGACAACCTGGGCAATATCATCGAGGGCGTTGCCGAGGGTAACCTGGTGATTCTTGATTCGTGGCCAGGCCAGGCGCGCACGCTGTATGGCGATCACGACCGTTTCGTCGACACCTACTTCAAGACGTTCCGTGGCATGTACTTCACGGGCGACGGCGCGCGTCGCGATGCAGACGGCTACTGGTGGATCACCGGTCGTGTGGATGACGTGCTCAACGTCTCCGGTCACCGCATGGGCACTGCCGAGATCGAAAGTGCGATGGTCGCTCACCCGAAAGTCGCTGAAGCGGCGGTGGTCGGTGTGCCGCATGACATCAAAGGGCAGGGCATTTATGTTTACGTCACCCTTATCGGTGGCGAAGAGCCGAGTGAAGCGCTACGCCTGGAACTGAAAAACTGGGTGCGTAAAGAGATCGGTCCGATTGCCTCGCCGGATGTCATTCAGTGGGCGCCAGGCCTGCCGAAAACCCGTTCGGGGAAAATCATGCGCCGTATCCTGCGCAAGATCGCCACGGCTGAATACGACGGGTTGGGGGATATCTCCACCCTGGCGGACCCAAGTGTGGTGCAGCATTTGATCGATACGCACAAGACCATGAACGTCGCGTAA
- a CDS encoding ABC transporter substrate-binding protein, whose product MKKLVLLGALALSVLSLPTFADEKPLKIGIEAAYPPFASKAPDGSIVGFDYDIGNALCEEMKVKCVWVEQEFDGLIPALKVRKIDAILSSMSITEDRKKSVDFTNKYYNTPARLVMKAGTQVSDNLAELKGKKIGVQRGSIHNRFAEEVLKPLGAEIKPYGSQNEIYLDVAAGRLDGTVADATLLDDGFLKTDAGKGFAFVGPAFTDEKYFGDGIGIAVRKGDKAELDKINAAIAAIRENGKYKQIQDKYFAFDIYGK is encoded by the coding sequence ATGAAGAAACTCGTGCTTCTTGGCGCCCTGGCACTGTCTGTGCTGTCCCTGCCAACGTTCGCCGATGAAAAGCCTCTGAAAATTGGTATCGAGGCGGCTTACCCTCCGTTCGCGTCCAAGGCGCCGGACGGCAGCATCGTTGGCTTCGACTACGACATCGGCAACGCCCTGTGCGAAGAGATGAAGGTCAAATGCGTTTGGGTCGAGCAAGAGTTCGACGGTCTGATCCCGGCACTCAAAGTGCGCAAGATCGACGCGATCCTGTCGTCCATGTCGATCACTGAAGATCGCAAGAAGTCCGTGGACTTCACCAACAAGTACTACAACACCCCGGCACGTCTGGTCATGAAGGCCGGTACACAGGTCAGCGACAACCTGGCCGAACTCAAGGGCAAGAAAATCGGCGTGCAACGCGGTTCGATCCACAACCGTTTCGCCGAAGAAGTCCTGAAACCGCTGGGTGCTGAAATCAAGCCTTACGGCTCGCAGAACGAAATCTACCTGGACGTGGCTGCCGGTCGCCTCGATGGCACCGTGGCAGACGCTACCCTGCTGGATGACGGCTTCCTGAAAACCGACGCTGGCAAAGGCTTCGCCTTCGTTGGCCCAGCGTTCACCGACGAGAAGTACTTCGGTGACGGCATCGGCATCGCGGTCCGTAAAGGCGACAAGGCTGAGCTGGACAAGATCAACGCAGCCATCGCGGCCATTCGTGAGAACGGCAAGTACAAGCAAATCCAGGACAAGTACTTCGCGTTCGATATTTACGGCAAGTAA
- a CDS encoding ABC transporter permease, giving the protein MLKGYGAVILDGAWLTLQLALSSMALAIVLGLIGVALRLSPVRWLAWLGDLYSTVIRGIPDLVLILLIFYGGQDLLNRVAPLLGYDDYIDLNPLVAGIGTLGFIFGAYLSETFRGAFMAIPKGQAEAGAAYGMSSFKVFFRILVPQMIRLAIPGFTNNWLVLTKATALISVVGLQDMMFKAKQAADATREPFTFFLAVAAMYLVITSVSLLALRHLEKRYSVGVRAADL; this is encoded by the coding sequence ATGTTGAAAGGCTACGGGGCTGTCATCCTCGATGGCGCATGGCTGACGCTTCAGCTCGCCTTGTCGTCCATGGCCTTGGCCATTGTTCTGGGTCTGATCGGGGTCGCATTGCGCCTGTCGCCGGTACGCTGGCTGGCCTGGCTGGGCGATCTGTATTCCACGGTAATTCGCGGGATTCCCGATCTGGTACTGATCCTGCTGATTTTCTACGGCGGTCAGGACTTGCTCAACCGTGTTGCGCCATTGCTCGGTTATGACGACTACATCGACCTGAACCCGTTGGTCGCCGGTATCGGCACCCTGGGTTTCATCTTCGGTGCGTACCTGTCGGAAACCTTCCGTGGAGCCTTCATGGCGATCCCGAAAGGCCAGGCAGAAGCCGGTGCGGCCTACGGCATGAGCAGTTTTAAGGTGTTTTTCCGGATATTGGTGCCGCAGATGATTCGCCTGGCGATTCCGGGCTTTACCAATAACTGGCTGGTGTTGACCAAGGCGACTGCGCTGATTTCGGTGGTCGGTCTGCAAGACATGATGTTCAAGGCCAAGCAGGCGGCAGATGCCACCCGCGAGCCTTTCACCTTCTTCCTCGCTGTGGCGGCAATGTACCTGGTGATCACCAGTGTCTCGTTGCTGGCATTGCGTCACCTTGAGAAGCGCTACTCGGTAGGCGTAAGGGCGGCTGATCTATGA
- a CDS encoding ABC transporter permease, producing MIFDYNVIWEALPLYFGGLVTTLKLLALSLLFGLLAALPLGLMRVSKQPLVNMSAWLFTYVIRGTPMLVQLFLIYYGLAQFEAVRESFLWPWLSSATFCACLAFAINTSAYTAEIIAGSLRATPNGEIEAAKAMGMSRFKMYKRILLPSALRRALPQYSNEVIMMLQTTSLASIVTLIDITGAARTVNAQYYLPFEAYITAGVFYLCMTFILVRLFKMAEHRWLGYLAPRKH from the coding sequence ATGATCTTCGACTACAACGTCATTTGGGAGGCCTTGCCGCTGTACTTCGGCGGCCTGGTGACCACCCTGAAACTGCTCGCACTGTCGTTGCTGTTCGGTTTGCTGGCCGCCTTGCCGTTGGGCTTGATGCGCGTCTCCAAGCAGCCGCTCGTCAACATGAGTGCCTGGCTCTTCACCTATGTGATCCGCGGCACACCGATGCTGGTGCAGCTGTTTTTGATCTACTACGGTCTGGCGCAGTTCGAAGCGGTACGTGAAAGCTTCCTCTGGCCGTGGCTGTCCAGCGCAACGTTCTGTGCGTGCCTGGCCTTCGCGATCAACACCAGCGCCTACACCGCTGAAATCATTGCCGGCAGCCTGCGGGCGACGCCGAACGGTGAAATCGAAGCGGCCAAGGCCATGGGCATGTCGCGCTTCAAAATGTACAAGCGCATCCTGCTGCCGTCGGCCTTGCGCCGGGCACTGCCGCAGTACAGCAACGAAGTGATCATGATGCTGCAGACCACCAGTCTGGCGTCCATCGTGACCCTGATCGACATCACCGGTGCCGCGCGTACCGTGAACGCTCAGTACTACTTGCCGTTCGAGGCCTACATCACCGCAGGCGTGTTCTACCTGTGCATGACGTTCATTCTGGTGCGCCTGTTCAAGATGGCCGAGCACCGCTGGCTGGGCTACCTGGCCCCGCGTAAGCACTGA
- a CDS encoding ABC transporter ATP-binding protein: protein MYKLEVQDLHKRYGSHEVLKGVSLKAAAGDVISIIGSSGSGKSTFLRCINLLEQPHAGKILLNNEELKLVANKDGALKAADPKQLQRMRSRLSMVFQHFNLWSHMTAMENIMEAPVHVLGMSKAEAREKAELYLAKVGVSHRKDAYPGHMSGGEQQRVAIARALAMEPEVMLFDEPTSALDPELVGDVLKVMQALALEGRTMVVVTHEMGFAREVSNQLVFLHKGVVEESGNPREVLVNPQSERLQQFLSGSLK from the coding sequence ATGTACAAACTTGAAGTCCAAGACCTGCATAAACGCTACGGCAGTCACGAAGTGCTCAAGGGCGTGTCCCTGAAAGCGGCAGCCGGCGATGTGATCAGCATCATCGGCTCCAGTGGCTCCGGCAAAAGTACCTTCCTGCGTTGCATCAACCTGCTTGAGCAACCGCACGCCGGCAAGATTCTGCTCAACAACGAAGAGCTGAAACTGGTGGCGAACAAGGACGGCGCGCTGAAAGCCGCCGACCCGAAACAACTGCAACGCATGCGTTCGCGCCTGTCGATGGTGTTCCAGCATTTCAATCTGTGGTCGCACATGACCGCGATGGAAAACATCATGGAAGCGCCGGTTCACGTACTTGGCATGTCCAAGGCCGAAGCCCGTGAAAAGGCCGAACTGTATCTGGCCAAGGTCGGCGTGTCCCATCGCAAGGACGCCTACCCTGGCCATATGTCCGGTGGTGAGCAGCAGCGTGTGGCGATTGCCCGCGCGTTGGCGATGGAACCTGAGGTGATGCTGTTCGACGAACCAACGTCGGCACTCGACCCGGAGCTGGTGGGTGACGTGCTGAAAGTGATGCAGGCGCTGGCCCTGGAAGGTCGGACCATGGTCGTGGTGACGCACGAAATGGGCTTTGCCCGTGAAGTGTCGAACCAGTTGGTGTTCCTGCACAAAGGCGTGGTTGAAGAAAGCGGCAACCCGCGTGAAGTGCTGGTCAATCCACAGTCCGAACGCCTGCAACAATTCCTCTCGGGTAGCCTGAAGTAA
- the argR gene encoding transcriptional regulator ArgR: MTAHRIGFLIWPSTKALTLALAEEALRVAQRVHPEVVYELSFLQAETPAEGAWQLPGEPWTGKLEHFQKLFLLADEPPTALAPALSSALKQLVRAGCVIGGLSAGVYPLAQLGLLDGYRAAVHWRWQDDFAERFPKVIATSHLFDWDRDRLTACGGMSVLDLLLAVLARDHGAELAGAVSEELVVERIREGGERQRIPLQNRLGSSHPKLTQAVLLMEANIEEPLTTDEIAQHVCVSRRQLERIFKQYLNRVPSQYYLELRLNKARQMLMQTSKSIIQIGLSCGFSSGPHFSSAYRNFFGATPREDRNQRRSSSPFELSSVPSERG, from the coding sequence ATGACTGCCCATCGAATTGGTTTCCTGATTTGGCCCAGCACTAAAGCCTTGACGCTGGCGCTGGCCGAGGAGGCCTTGCGTGTTGCTCAGCGGGTGCATCCGGAGGTTGTTTACGAGCTCTCGTTTCTGCAGGCCGAAACGCCTGCCGAAGGGGCCTGGCAATTGCCGGGTGAGCCGTGGACCGGCAAGCTCGAACACTTCCAGAAGCTGTTTCTGCTGGCGGACGAGCCACCGACCGCTTTGGCGCCAGCGCTCAGTAGCGCGCTTAAGCAACTGGTGCGTGCAGGTTGTGTGATTGGCGGTCTGTCGGCGGGTGTTTATCCACTGGCTCAGCTCGGTTTGCTCGATGGCTATCGTGCGGCGGTGCATTGGCGCTGGCAGGACGATTTCGCCGAACGCTTCCCCAAGGTCATCGCCACCAGCCATCTGTTCGATTGGGATCGCGATCGCCTGACCGCGTGCGGCGGGATGTCGGTGCTCGATCTGTTGCTGGCGGTGCTGGCCCGTGATCACGGCGCTGAACTGGCCGGTGCGGTGTCCGAAGAGCTGGTGGTCGAACGCATTCGTGAGGGCGGTGAGCGTCAGCGCATTCCGTTGCAGAATCGCCTTGGCTCCAGCCATCCAAAGCTCACGCAAGCCGTGTTGCTGATGGAAGCCAACATCGAAGAGCCGCTGACCACCGACGAAATCGCCCAGCATGTGTGCGTGTCCCGTCGGCAGTTGGAGCGGATTTTCAAGCAGTACCTCAACCGCGTGCCGAGCCAGTACTACCTGGAACTGCGCCTGAACAAGGCCCGGCAAATGTTGATGCAAACCAGCAAGTCGATCATCCAGATCGGCCTGTCGTGTGGCTTCTCCTCGGGGCCGCATTTTTCCAGCGCCTACCGCAACTTCTTCGGCGCCACGCCGCGGGAAGATCGCAACCAGCGGCGTAGCAGCAGTCCGTTCGAGTTGTCGTCGGTGCCGTCCGAGCGCGGCTGA